The genomic interval GACTGAGATGCCGTGAGTCTCAGTCAAGCGTTTGCGCATGGGGAGGGGTTCGGTGAGGGGGCCGCAGGCAGCAGTGGAGTGAAGGGCTGCCGGCGCTTGGCGACGGAGTAGACGGCGGCCAGGAGCTTGCGCATGGCGGCGACGAGGGCCTGCTTGGGTAGCTTTCCACGTGCCCGCAGGCCCTCGTAGAAGCGGCGCAGCCAGGGGTTCTTGCGGACGGCGGTGAGCGTCGGCATCCAGAGGGCATGGCGCAGCCGGGCGTTGCCATAGGGGCTCAGGCCCGCGCGAGAGGGGGTACGCTTGCCGGAGTGGGACAGTCCCGGCACCACGCCGACGTAGGCGGCCAGGGCCTTGGCATCGCGGAAGTCGGCGGGGTTGCCCACCTCGGCAATCAGTCGGGCGGCAGTCAGTGGGCCGATGCCGTCAATGGTGGTGAGCAGCGTGCCGACGTCATGGGCCTCGAGCTTCTTCTCGATATCGCGCTCCAGGTCCTTGAGGCGCCGGCGCAGCACGCCCAGGTCCTCGCACGCGTAGCGCACCTGGACGCGCCAGGCCTCGCCGTGGTGTGCACCAACACTCACCTTGGCGGCCTCCAGCAGCGCGTGGGCCAGTTCTCGACCCACGAAGTGCCGGCCGTCGTAGCGCAGGTAGGCCACCGTGCGCGGGCGCGCGGCGCGGAAAGCCTCGGCGGTGGGGTAGTTCTCCAGCAGTGCACACGCCAGCTCGCTGCCCAGGTCCTTCACATGGCGGGTGAATTCCGGGAAGCCCAGGTCCACCAGCCGGTGCAGCTGGCGCACCCGGTCGCCGAAGTCCTGCACCAATCGCTCCCGCAGGCGCACCAGCTCGCGCAGCTCCTCGGTGGCCGCGTGGGGCAGCGGCGTGGCCCGGGGGCGTTTCTGGTGGGCAAACCGAGCAATGCCCAAGGCGTCGATGCTATCGGTCTTGGTGCGCGCCAGGTCCTCCTCGGCGAAGCGCCGGGTGCGCACCGGATTGAGAAGCGCCAGTGAGAAGCCCGCGGCAGCCAGGTGGGCAAAGAGGTTCTTCCAGTAGTGCCCGGTGGCCTCCAGGGCCACCAGCACGTCCTGAGGACTGCCGAGCGCTTCCACCAGCGCCCGGTAGCCCTCGGCGTCCTCATTCACCGCTTGGGGCTTGAGCAGCACCTGCCCCGTCTCGTCCACCACCGCCACCACATGCGTCTGACTGCCAATGTCGATACCCGCGAACCGCATCCGTCCCCTCCGCATGGGGGTA from Myxococcus stipitatus carries:
- a CDS encoding IS110 family transposase, giving the protein MRFAGIDIGSQTHVVAVVDETGQVLLKPQAVNEDAEGYRALVEALGSPQDVLVALEATGHYWKNLFAHLAAAGFSLALLNPVRTRRFAEEDLARTKTDSIDALGIARFAHQKRPRATPLPHAATEELRELVRLRERLVQDFGDRVRQLHRLVDLGFPEFTRHVKDLGSELACALLENYPTAEAFRAARPRTVAYLRYDGRHFVGRELAHALLEAAKVSVGAHHGEAWRVQVRYACEDLGVLRRRLKDLERDIEKKLEAHDVGTLLTTIDGIGPLTAARLIAEVGNPADFRDAKALAAYVGVVPGLSHSGKRTPSRAGLSPYGNARLRHALWMPTLTAVRKNPWLRRFYEGLRARGKLPKQALVAAMRKLLAAVYSVAKRRQPFTPLLPAAPSPNPSPCANA